ACGTTCCCGTACCCATCAGAGACTTCCAGGCTGCGGTCACCGCAATCCCGCGACTGTCGACCTTTTTCGCACAGCACATCGGCGCTGTCGTCGACGACCTCACCAGCGGGAAGCTCGCCGGAAACAGCAACACTGTCGAAGACATCACCGGCACAGCGCCGATGAGCGTCCAGGAATTCGCCCGATCCCATCGAGACGGGTTCGCTCAGGCGAACGGGCCTCTGTGATCGCCGACTTCGACAGCGGAGGCTGCGATGGCACGCTCATCACGAGCCGACGCTGATCGGCACAAAACCGAAGTGCTGAAAGCGGCCGTCGAATTCATCGCAGAGCACGATCCCGGGAGTCTGACCATCCCGAAAGCCATGGCGGCGGCGGGTCTGACGTCGGGCGGTTTCTACAACCACTTCGCGTCGAAGGATGACTTCCTCAGCCAGGTCGTCGATCTCGCCTTCGACACACAGAAAGTCGCCGTCGACGCCGTCAGTTCCTCCCATTTCCATGAGCTCCGTCCAACACTTGCGGCGATGGCCGCGCGTTACCTCTCCACTCCAGACAACCGCGACCCGCGGCTCGGCATCTCTGTGCTGGTACTCAGCAGCGAGACATCCACCGAGACTCCTGAG
Above is a genomic segment from Subtercola boreus containing:
- a CDS encoding TetR/AcrR family transcriptional regulator, with amino-acid sequence MARSSRADADRHKTEVLKAAVEFIAEHDPGSLTIPKAMAAAGLTSGGFYNHFASKDDFLSQVVDLAFDTQKVAVDAVSSSHFHELRPTLAAMAARYLSTPDNRDPRLGISVLVLSSETSTETPESATRRAYARGLNGLVDHLTALKDPDASHREKRRLVLATLSALAGASAISRALPDKELASELLEATQSLIAGRPAA